Genomic window (Planococcus sp. MSAK28401):
CGAGGCGGTAAACAACGTTGTCAAGGCGTGTTTCAAGCAAGATCATGAAGTTCTCGCCGTGTTTGCCTTCCATTTTACCAGCTTTGTTGAACAAAGTTTTGAACTGGCGTTCGTTAACTCCGTACATGAAGCGTAGTTTTTGTTTTTCTTGCAATTGCAAACCGTATTCAGAAACTTTACGGCGTTGGTTAGCACCGTGTTGACCTGGTGCGTAAGGGCGTTTTTCGAGTTCTTTACCTGTGCCGCTCAAAGAAATTCCAAGGCGACGTGACAGTTTCCATGCTGGACCTGTATAACGAGACATAATGAGTCTCCTCCTCTAATTTGGTTTTTAGAGTAAAATAAAAACCAGATGTATTCATGCTGTAAGCCATTTTGTTTTCATGTACCTTCGCTCAGCAGCCAAGAGTTACGCGATACACCTCCGCAGAGGAACAAAATGGGCAAACCCGCACATACAACTGCTGCGATTATTTTACACAAAAGCTAGTATAACCGAAAGTGACTGTGGCAGTCAATGGATAATGGGCAACAAGCGTAAAAATGAAGCTTTCTTTTTTTATCTCCTCAGAGTAAAATGAAGATAGTTGTAAATGTAAGCGCTTTCTATTTTAGTGAGGGGTGTATGAATAATGAAACGAAAGAACAAGTTTGAAACGGCCGTGATCCATGAGGGCTATGACAGTTCTGTGCATCATGACAGTTTGGCTACGCCGCTTTATCAGACGTCTACGTATTCGTTCGCGAATGCAGAACAAGGAGAAGCCCGTTTTGCTGGGGAACAAAGCGGAAATATCTATTCGCGTCTTGGAAATCCGACGGTGCGCGTGTTGGAACAGCGCATGGCGGAGATCGAAGGCGGGGGAGGCGCGCTGGCATTTGGTTCGGGGATGGCTGCAGTCAGTGCTATTCTGGTTCATTTAACGAAAGCAGGCGACCATGTGCTATGCTCACGCGGAATTTATGGCTGCACGTTCGGCTTATTGGAAATCATGGAAGAAAAGTACGGCATTACGCATTCACTCATTGCAATGACGACGCAACAACAAATCGAACAGGCGATCCGTCCGGAGACAAAAGTCATCTACGTCGAAACGCCGATCAACCCGACCATGGAATTGGTCAATCTGCGCGCGGTTGAGGCGGCCGCAAGAAAACATGGCTTACGGGTGGTGGTCGACAATACGTTCAGCTCGCCGTATCTGCAGAATCCGCTCGAGTTCGGCGCTGATTTCGTGCTTCATAGCGCGACCAAGTATTTGAATGGCCATGGCGATGTCGTCGGCGGGGTACTCGTCGGGGCAGATGCGGAGGAAATGCAAACGATCCGCATGACTGTGCAAAAAGATTTCGGGGGCATCATGTCACCGTTCGATGCCTGGCTGTTGATCCGCGGATTGAAAACTTTGCACGTGCGGATGGACCGCCATATCGACAATGCGGAAAAGATCGTCGCGTTTCTACATGGCGAACAGGCGGTCAAGCGCATTTTGTATCCATTTGATGCCAGTCACCCGCAAGTGTCGATTGCCAAAGGCCAGATGCGCCGCGGCGGCGGATTGATTTCATTTGAGCTAGAAGGCGGAAAAAAACAGGCGCAGGAATTTTTGAATGCCTTGTCACTCATCAAGATTGCCGTAAGCCTGGGAGATGCCGAAACCTTGATCCAGCATCCGGCAACGATGACCCATGCGGTCGTCCCTCCGGAAGAGCGGGAACGGATGGGCATCCGAGATTCACTGGTGCGCTTGTCGGTCGGGCTTGAGAACGTCGAGGATTTAATGGCCGACCTTGAGCAGGCTTTCGCTCAAATCAAATCCAATTTGCAGGAAATCTAAAAAAGATCCCGGCAGACTTTGAACTGACCCGGTAATTTGAGACATTAGAAAAAGCACTAGGCTGCCATTGTCCGATACTCAATCGGGGAATGGCAGTTTAATTTTTGGAACGGTCGGATGTAGTTGTAATAATACATGTAATCTTCTGTTTTTTGTTGTACAATGGCATTGGTTAGGTGCACCCTTTCTAGGGTGTAGAATTCTTCCGACTTTAGCGAGGAGTGGAAGGATTCGATGACGGCGTTATCAAAGCAGTTTCCTTTGCGGGACATGCTGGTGATAATGCCGTTTTCTTTTGTCGCCAGTTGGAATGCACGCGATGTGTACTGAGCCCCTTGGTCACTGTGCAGAATGATTCCGGCGGTGTTCCGTTTCCGGCAAGCAATCTCCAGGGTATCCAACACGAGCTGGGCATTCTGAGTGTCACTGACTTTGTAAGCAATCACTTCGTTGTTATACAAGTCCAGAATGGTCGACAAATAAAGCATGCTTTCCCCGAAGGGAAGATACGTAATATCCGTCACCCATTTTTGATTGGGGGCGTCCGCTTTGAAATTCTGTTCCAACAGGTTTGGCACCACCAAGTGCGTCTCACCGGTCATCTTCTTCGCTCGCTTGGGTTTCACCCGGCACTGGCTGTTGTATTTCTGCATGATGCGCTGCACCGTCTTCCGATTGACAAGGATGCCGGCATTTTTTAACAACCCTTTCACCGTCCGGTGACCTGCCCGAAATTTCAGCTGTTCACAGATTGCGATAATCTCTTTCTCCAATTCCGTTTTGCCGAATTTTTTCTGGCGCCACCGGTAATAAGTAGGGCGAGGGACGCCCATGCATTTACAGATCATCGTGATGGAATATTTCTCTTTGAACAATTCCACCAGTTTTAGGAAGAGGGGCGGTTCCACCCCCTTTCCAGTTCCCGGTACTTTCCCATCAGTTCTTCTTTGATTTCGTAATACAGCACCTTTTTCCTTAGCTCTTCCACCTCACTCAACTTCTTCTCATAAGCGTATTGTTTCCCCACACCTTGTGCGAGCCGATGGAGCTCGTCTTTCTGGTACCACTGCATCCACCTCTTAATTTGCGTCACACTTTTAATTTGGTGAATCTCCATGATCTCGGCGTTGGTGTAGTCCCCACTCAATTTCATCTCGATGACCTCTAGTTTGATTTCCTCCGGATAGAATCGCTTTTTTGAACCCATACAGAAAAACACCTCCAGTTTGTCGTTGTTACTACATACGACTTTGGGGGTGCTTTTTCCTTGTCTCATTTTATTGGGTCACTCTACTTCCTGCCGGGATCTTTCGTATGTTTAGATGTGCTTCAATAAGGTTTCTGCAAACTTTTCAAGCCCGATGCGGTCTTCTTCTGTAAAGCGGGCAAGTTCCGGGCTATCGATGTCGAGCACGCCGTAAGCTTCGCCGTCTTTGAATAGCGGGACCACAATTTCAGAGCGGGAAGCAGCATCGCAGGCAATGTGGCCAGGAAAAGCATGGACGTCATCGATGAGCATCGTTTCATTTTTGTCGATGGCCGTGCCGCATACCCCTTTTCCGACTGGGATGCGGACGCAAGCAGGCATTCCCTGGAATGGGCCGAGGACAAGCTCGCCTTCTTCCATTAAATAAAATCCGACCCAGTTGATGCGGTCGAGGAACTGGCCAAGCAATGCCGAGGCGTTCGACAAATTGGCAATGCGGTTCGGTTCGCCCGCAAGCAAGGCGTCGAGTTGTTTATTCAGCAGATTGTATTGTTCTTCGCGTGTGCCGCTGTAAGTGGATGTAGCAAACATGGAATCATCTCATTTCTAAAAGTTTCTATTTAATAGTGTTCAGTATAAAAGCGATCTGCGTATTTGTGCAAGCCTTCAGCACTGTGGGCATCCGAACCGAAAACAAGCGGGATGCCGAGCTCTCGTGCATAGGCGATGTAAGGCTCCGGCGGATAAAATTCCAAGCAGCCTGGTTTCGATAAGCCTGCTGAATTGACGTCCAGTTCATAGCCGTGTTCTTTTATCATTCTCAGGATCTTGCGGATGCGGGCATCGTCATCGATTCGTTCCTGATGGACATGCTGGAATTTATGGCATAAAGTCGGGTGGCCGATGCGTTTCGGTTTATAGGGGCCGAGGTCCGCCAATATGGAAGCTTCGACCGTGTCATAATATAGATCATAGACGGCCTGTACCGAACCCATGTCTTTTGCGAGTTCTATAAATACTTGTGCGCTGAAATCCGAACAGATCCAGCGGTCCTGATAGTGCAGGAAATGGACCGACAGAATAGCGTCATCCAGTTTTGGGCCGGCGTGTTCGAGTAGTTGGGCGGTCTGTTTTTCGAACCCTTGAATAAAATCCACTTCCAGGCCGCTGCGGATCCGCATGCCCGGAGCTTGCGTTTTTACCTCGGCAAGCGCCTCGAAATAGGCGGGCAACTCGTCTATATTCATGCCGCTGTCTTGATCAGGCGTCGTATCCGTAAAGCCGTCGGGTAACGGGGCATGCTCGGTAAAGCTGATGTCGGTAAATCCATTTTTTTCCGCTTTTTCGATATAGGCGTAAAAGGGATCGCTAGTACCGTGAGGGCAGAAAGGGGTATGAATATGGCCGTCGCGTTTATTCATAAAGTTCACCATCTTTTCGATTTGATAAAATTATTCCCTGTTTTCTTCTAATTTGGCAAACAAAAGAGTAGAATACATGTTAAAATAAAAGAATCATTAAACATACTTATGTAACCGGTAATGTATTTGGAACAGGGGGCTAAATGACTTATGATGGAGTATATCATCATTGCGGTCATCATTCTATTGGCGCTGCTTATTATCGGCATGGTGTTTCGAAAAAAACACAATGCGGAAATTGAGCGTCTGGAACAACTGAAACTGCAACTAAAAGAGAAACCAATTATGGAAGAACTTACTAAAGTGAAACAATTGAACTTGAATGGCCAGACAGAGGAAATGTTCGAGCGCTGGCGCAATAAATGGACTGAAATCATGGATGTCGACATCCCGAAAATAGACGCAACACTCTATGACGCAGAAGAATCGATCAAACGTTTTAATTTCCCGAAAGCTTCCAAGCTCGAAAAACAAGCTGAAGTGAAAATAGATGACGCTGACCAGCAAATTGCGGTCATTTTCGCAGAGCTGGACGAATTGATCGGCAGTGAAGAGAAGAACCGCAGTGAAATGGATTTGATCCAGGACAAATACGTCCGCGCCCGTAAAAACCTGCTCGCGCATAAATCTTCATACGGCGCAGCCGCTGAGCCTCTCGAAAAGCGCCTGGAATCATTTGTCCAGCGCTTTGAGGAATACGATCAGCTGACAGGTGAAGGCAACTATTTAAGAGCACGTGAGACGGTCATCAATTTATCCGCAGACAGTTCACAAGCATTCATGCTGGTGGACGATATCCCAATGATGCTGACGGAAATCGATGAGAAAATTCCACAGGATTTGGCGCAGCTACGTCAAGGCAAACAAGAAATGGAAGAGCAGTCGTATTACCTTAACCATCTTGGGTTGACCGAGAAAATCGAAGAAAGCGAACAAGAGCTGGCTGTCTTGAAAAAACAACTGGAAACCCTGGAAGTGACCGATAGCAACAACCGTGTCGACGAAATCAAGGACCGGATCGATGCCATGTACGACCTGCTTGAAAAAGAAGTGGCGGCAAAGCATTATATCGACCAGCATCTCATGGATACCGAGCGCCATCTGCAAGTGGTCGCGCGCGATACCCAGGAACTGGAAGAAGAAAGCCGTTACGTGCAGCATAGCTACAAAATAACGGATCAGGAAGCGGCGATTCCGAAAACCTGCCTAGAGAAAGTCGAGCAGCTGGCGAAGCGTTTCGAACTATTGTCGAACCGACTGGAAGAAGACCAATCGGCCTACTCGAGCCTTCAGGACGAACTGATGCATATCCGTGAAGATTTAACGATTGTCGATTCCACACAGATGGACTTTACCGATGCGTTGAAAAACCTGCGCGTCGAGGAAAACAAAGCCCGTATTCATGTGGAAGAACTGAGACGCCGCCTTCAGGAAACGGATCGCATGCTGCATAAAGCGAATATCCCCGGCATTCCGGAAGATATGGATGTCCGCCTCGAGGAAGCGGAGGAGCATTTGTTTGTGGCAATGCGTGCGCTCCGTGAAGTGCCCCTTAATATGAAACTAGTCGATAATTATATGGAGCAGGCAGAAACCAGTATTACGGATGTGGAGATCAAAGCAAAAGAAATGGTCGAAAACGTCTTGCTGGTGGAACGCATCATCCAGTACGGAAACCGTTACCGGAAGACGAACCCACAGCTTCACGCCCATCTTTTGGAAGCCGAGGAATCGTTCCGCCAAATGCGCTATACGAAATCGCTCGAAGAAGCGGCGACAGCTGTTGAGAATTTCGAACCCGGTTCGATGAAACGGATTGAAGTGCTCGTAAAAGATAAGGACTAAGAAAATAACGAAACCACCAGCAGACGAGCTGGTGGTTTTCTTTTCGGAGGGATTGCAATGATTTATTTGGATAATAGCGCAACGACCGAACCCGACCCGCAAGTGCTCGAAACCTTTGTCAAGGCGAGCAGCCGCTATTTCGCAAATCCAGCTTCGCTTCACCGATTGGGAAATGAAGCGGAAGATTTGCTTGAATCGGCGCGCAGCCAGATCAAAGGCCTGCTCGGTTATGAGCGAGTCATTTTCACATCTGGAGGCACCGAAGCGAATAACTTGGCGATACGCGGTGCGGCTTATGCCAATCAAGAAAAAGGCCGCCACATCATCTCGTGCAAAACCGAGCATCCATCGGTTTTGGAACCCTTGAAGAAACTGGAAAAAGAAGGATTTGAAATTACCCTGCTGTCAGTCGATCGGAAAGGCGCGATCGATCTTGCTGAACTGCAGCAGGCGCTTCGGGAAGATACGATATTGGTCAGCTTGATGCAGGTCAATAATGAAATCGGCACGATTCATCCGCTGTCAGCTATTCGGCGCATGCTTAACAACCACCGTGCGCTGTTTCATGTCGATGCAGTGCAAGGCGCCGGCAAACTGCCGCTTGATGAGCAGGAGATGCCGGATTTATTGACTGTCTCTGCACACAAACTTCATGGATTGAAAAACAGCGGGATCCTGGCCGTCAATAAAGCGCAACTCGAGCCAATCCTGTTCGGGGGCGGCCAAGAAGGCGGGCTTCGCAGCGGGACAGTCTCGGTTCCGAACGCTGCAGCACTGGCAAAAGCGTTGCGCCTTGCAACACCAAAGCCTGATCATCTACAATGGAATGCGGAATTGCGCAGCTTTTTCTCTGGATACAAAGACATTTACATCGTCAGCCCATCCGGCGCCGCGCCGCATATCCTGGCGGTGGCGATCGCTGGCATGCGCGGGGAGACTTTGGTCGGCGCGCTGCAGCAAGAAGGCGTCATCGTCTCCACTTCGAGTGCCTGTTCTTCCAAGAACAAGCAGGCAAGCCACGTCATTGAAGCGATCGGCTTGCCGCGCGAATACCGGGACGGCACGATCCGCATCAGCTTCGGCGCCGTGACCAGCCACGAAGACATCATCGAATTGAAGAAACGTTTCCATAAAGCGCATCAAACGATCAAAGGAGTCGAACAATCATGAAAACCAACCAAATTCTTATCCGCTACGGCGAGCTGTCGACAAAAGGCCGCAACCGAAAAGCGTTCATCTCACGGCTTCGCAATAATATCCAGACTTTGTTCGCAGGTACGCCGACTTTGCGCATCAAAGCAGAACGTGACCGAATGTTCTTGTTCTGCGACGACGAACAAGGCATGGAAGACATTGTGTCTCGCCTGCCTTACGTGTTCGGTATCCAGTCGTTTAGCCCTGTGACACAGACCAGCCTGGAATTGGATGATATGAAGCATACCGCTTTAGCGATCGTCAGCAAGATGGATACCAAGGACAAGAGCTTTAAAGTTTCCGTCAAAAGGCCGAATAAGGAATTTCCTTACGAAAAACCGGAGATCATGCGCACAATCGGGGGGTATGTACTCGGCAATACACCCGAACTGACAGTCGCCATGAGAAACCCTGACATCGACTTGAATGTCGAAATCCGCCAAGACGCCGCTTATATGATGGCTGAAACGATCCAAGGCGCAGCCGGCTTGCCGATCGGCGCAGGCGGCAGGGCGCTCTTGATGTTATCAGGCGGCATTGACAGCCCTGTCGCTGGCTATCATATGCTGAAGCGCGGAGTAAGGCTTGAACTGATTCACTTCTTCAGCCCGCCGTTTACGACGGAGCGCGCAAAAGAGAAAGTGCTCGATCTCGCGGAGAAATTGAGCGGCTTCGGAGCTCCCGTCACCTTGCACATCATCCCATTCACAGAAATTCAGCAGGAAGTCCATAAACAGGTGCCGGATAATATCACGATGACATCCACGCGCCGAATGATGATGCGCATAGCGGACGCCGTGCGCGCAAAAACGGACGCTAAAGCAATCATCACTGGCGAAAGCCTCGGCCAAGTCGCCAGCCAGACGCTTGAAAGTCTGCAGGCGATCAACGCTGTGACAAATACGCCGATTTTACGTCCCTTGATCGCACAGGACAAACTCGAAATTATTGAAACGGCGCAAGCCATCGGCACATACGATATTTCCATCCGGCCATTTGAGGATTGCTGCACGATCTTCACGCCGGCCAATCCGAAAACGAAACCGAAAACGGATAAAGTGGAGCATTACGAGAGTTTTGTATCATTTGACGAGATGATCGATCGAGCGGTAGCCGAGCGCGAGATCATCGAATTCCCAAGAAACAAACAACAGCGTTTCGAAGATTTGCTGTAATCCGATTCATTCGAATAGCCCAGCCAAGAACAAGCATCCTGTTCTTGGCTGGGCTTTTGTAATGAAGAGAATTCATTATTCTATTAGAACAATCACTTGAAATATGGATATTGGTTTTAGATGGAAATGAATGGAGACAAAACAAACAAGCAGGAAAATCAACCACATTTAAGGGCTCTTTATTTTAAATAATTATTTTGAATAATTAAATATTTATTGTATAATAATATAAGAATAATATTAGTTCATTGGCAAAGGGGAGATTGGAATGAAACGCGAACAATTGCTGGCACCTGAAAACTATAATTTGGTGGAGGAATTCGAACGCTTTGCGACAGGAGATGGGCGCAAGGCGATCATTTGGGAAAATGACCAAGGGGAAAAGAAAGACCTTACATATGACGATTTGATCCAACAAGCGAACCG
Coding sequences:
- a CDS encoding GAF domain-containing protein, yielding MFATSTYSGTREEQYNLLNKQLDALLAGEPNRIANLSNASALLGQFLDRINWVGFYLMEEGELVLGPFQGMPACVRIPVGKGVCGTAIDKNETMLIDDVHAFPGHIACDAASRSEIVVPLFKDGEAYGVLDIDSPELARFTEEDRIGLEKFAETLLKHI
- a CDS encoding IS3 family transposase (programmed frameshift), with the protein product MGSKKRFYPEEIKLEVIEMKLSGDYTNAEIMEIHQIKSVTQIKRWMQWYQKDELHRLAQGVGKQYAYEKKLSEVEELRKKVLYYEIKEELMGKVPGTGKGVEPPLFLKLVELFKEKYSITMICKCMGVPRPTYYRWRQKKFGKTELEKEIIAICEQLKFRAGHRTVKGLLKNAGILVNRKTVQRIMQKYNSQCRVKPKRAKKMTGETHLVVPNLLEQNFKADAPNQKWVTDITYLPFGESMLYLSTILDLYNNEVIAYKVSDTQNAQLVLDTLEIACRKRNTAGIILHSDQGAQYTSRAFQLATKENGIITSMSRKGNCFDNAVIESFHSSLKSEEFYTLERVHLTNAIVQQKTEDYMYYYNYIRPFQKLNCHSPIEYRTMAA
- a CDS encoding cysteine desulfurase family protein; translation: MIYLDNSATTEPDPQVLETFVKASSRYFANPASLHRLGNEAEDLLESARSQIKGLLGYERVIFTSGGTEANNLAIRGAAYANQEKGRHIISCKTEHPSVLEPLKKLEKEGFEITLLSVDRKGAIDLAELQQALREDTILVSLMQVNNEIGTIHPLSAIRRMLNNHRALFHVDAVQGAGKLPLDEQEMPDLLTVSAHKLHGLKNSGILAVNKAQLEPILFGGGQEGGLRSGTVSVPNAAALAKALRLATPKPDHLQWNAELRSFFSGYKDIYIVSPSGAAPHILAVAIAGMRGETLVGALQQEGVIVSTSSACSSKNKQASHVIEAIGLPREYRDGTIRISFGAVTSHEDIIELKKRFHKAHQTIKGVEQS
- the thiI gene encoding tRNA uracil 4-sulfurtransferase ThiI; translation: MKTNQILIRYGELSTKGRNRKAFISRLRNNIQTLFAGTPTLRIKAERDRMFLFCDDEQGMEDIVSRLPYVFGIQSFSPVTQTSLELDDMKHTALAIVSKMDTKDKSFKVSVKRPNKEFPYEKPEIMRTIGGYVLGNTPELTVAMRNPDIDLNVEIRQDAAYMMAETIQGAAGLPIGAGGRALLMLSGGIDSPVAGYHMLKRGVRLELIHFFSPPFTTERAKEKVLDLAEKLSGFGAPVTLHIIPFTEIQQEVHKQVPDNITMTSTRRMMMRIADAVRAKTDAKAIITGESLGQVASQTLESLQAINAVTNTPILRPLIAQDKLEIIETAQAIGTYDISIRPFEDCCTIFTPANPKTKPKTDKVEHYESFVSFDEMIDRAVAEREIIEFPRNKQQRFEDLL
- the hisJ gene encoding histidinol-phosphatase HisJ, which codes for MNKRDGHIHTPFCPHGTSDPFYAYIEKAEKNGFTDISFTEHAPLPDGFTDTTPDQDSGMNIDELPAYFEALAEVKTQAPGMRIRSGLEVDFIQGFEKQTAQLLEHAGPKLDDAILSVHFLHYQDRWICSDFSAQVFIELAKDMGSVQAVYDLYYDTVEASILADLGPYKPKRIGHPTLCHKFQHVHQERIDDDARIRKILRMIKEHGYELDVNSAGLSKPGCLEFYPPEPYIAYARELGIPLVFGSDAHSAEGLHKYADRFYTEHY
- the ezrA gene encoding septation ring formation regulator EzrA, whose translation is MMEYIIIAVIILLALLIIGMVFRKKHNAEIERLEQLKLQLKEKPIMEELTKVKQLNLNGQTEEMFERWRNKWTEIMDVDIPKIDATLYDAEESIKRFNFPKASKLEKQAEVKIDDADQQIAVIFAELDELIGSEEKNRSEMDLIQDKYVRARKNLLAHKSSYGAAAEPLEKRLESFVQRFEEYDQLTGEGNYLRARETVINLSADSSQAFMLVDDIPMMLTEIDEKIPQDLAQLRQGKQEMEEQSYYLNHLGLTEKIEESEQELAVLKKQLETLEVTDSNNRVDEIKDRIDAMYDLLEKEVAAKHYIDQHLMDTERHLQVVARDTQELEEESRYVQHSYKITDQEAAIPKTCLEKVEQLAKRFELLSNRLEEDQSAYSSLQDELMHIREDLTIVDSTQMDFTDALKNLRVEENKARIHVEELRRRLQETDRMLHKANIPGIPEDMDVRLEEAEEHLFVAMRALREVPLNMKLVDNYMEQAETSITDVEIKAKEMVENVLLVERIIQYGNRYRKTNPQLHAHLLEAEESFRQMRYTKSLEEAATAVENFEPGSMKRIEVLVKDKD
- the rpsD gene encoding 30S ribosomal protein S4; this translates as MSRYTGPAWKLSRRLGISLSGTGKELEKRPYAPGQHGANQRRKVSEYGLQLQEKQKLRFMYGVNERQFKTLFNKAGKMEGKHGENFMILLETRLDNVVYRLGLARTRRQARQLVNHGHILVDGKRVDIPSYSVKPGQAIAFREKSNNLDVVNEAIEVNSFVPEYVSIDADKKEGTFVRLPERSELSAEINEQLIVEFYSR
- the megL gene encoding methionine gamma-lyase; this translates as MKRKNKFETAVIHEGYDSSVHHDSLATPLYQTSTYSFANAEQGEARFAGEQSGNIYSRLGNPTVRVLEQRMAEIEGGGGALAFGSGMAAVSAILVHLTKAGDHVLCSRGIYGCTFGLLEIMEEKYGITHSLIAMTTQQQIEQAIRPETKVIYVETPINPTMELVNLRAVEAAARKHGLRVVVDNTFSSPYLQNPLEFGADFVLHSATKYLNGHGDVVGGVLVGADAEEMQTIRMTVQKDFGGIMSPFDAWLLIRGLKTLHVRMDRHIDNAEKIVAFLHGEQAVKRILYPFDASHPQVSIAKGQMRRGGGLISFELEGGKKQAQEFLNALSLIKIAVSLGDAETLIQHPATMTHAVVPPEERERMGIRDSLVRLSVGLENVEDLMADLEQAFAQIKSNLQEI